In Tepidimonas taiwanensis, the following are encoded in one genomic region:
- a CDS encoding IS5 family transposase, which produces MFACPATEDFFRARLDQMIDLRHPLAVLSSRMPWQELEARLSHLFMRKARAGVAMPDLDLFGESPVRAARASNAGRPRVPLRVMIALLYLKHAFNESDEGVVERWGETPTWQFFSGRAYFEHRRPCDATTLVKFRRLLGEEGVEELLAQTINVAVETGLIKPQELKRVVVDTTVQPKAVAHPTDSRLLETARTKLVEAAKAAGIALKQTFAKEGKELARKAGRYAHARQFARMRRVIKRQRTIVARLQREIERKASRLGQAIQSALGHTLNKAARLVAQTANRKTADGTRKLYAWHAPEVECINKGKARCPYEFGVKVGIASTLKHSLIVAARAFHGNPYDGHTLQAQLEQATILMQDTGIKPSTAFADLGYRGVEADIADVRLVHRGKIKRLTQQERKLLKRRQAIEPVIGHLKQDHRMDRCHLKGEQGDRLHAVLCAAGYNIRWLLRMITKKGVPFLRRAFLRLIAAVRLIGRWLAQRRPTESSGANPAQLRLRAA; this is translated from the coding sequence ATGTTTGCCTGCCCCGCCACCGAGGACTTCTTCCGCGCCCGGCTCGATCAGATGATCGACCTGCGCCATCCGCTGGCGGTGTTGTCCTCACGCATGCCGTGGCAGGAGTTGGAAGCAAGGCTGTCGCACCTGTTCATGCGCAAAGCGCGCGCAGGTGTCGCGATGCCCGATCTGGACCTCTTTGGCGAATCTCCGGTGCGCGCAGCTCGGGCGTCCAACGCAGGCCGACCCCGCGTGCCGCTGCGCGTGATGATCGCGCTGCTGTATCTGAAGCACGCCTTCAACGAGTCGGACGAAGGGGTGGTCGAGCGCTGGGGCGAAACCCCCACATGGCAGTTCTTCTCGGGGCGGGCGTACTTTGAACATCGCCGGCCGTGCGACGCCACGACGCTGGTGAAGTTTCGCCGGCTGCTGGGCGAAGAAGGCGTGGAAGAACTCTTGGCGCAGACCATCAACGTGGCGGTGGAAACCGGACTCATCAAGCCGCAGGAACTCAAGCGCGTGGTGGTGGACACCACCGTACAACCCAAGGCGGTGGCGCACCCCACCGACAGCCGGCTGCTGGAGACGGCACGCACCAAGCTGGTGGAGGCGGCCAAGGCCGCCGGCATCGCCTTGAAGCAGACCTTTGCCAAGGAAGGCAAGGAGCTGGCCCGCAAGGCAGGACGCTATGCGCACGCGCGGCAGTTTGCGCGCATGCGCCGGGTCATCAAGCGCCAGCGCACGATCGTGGCCAGGCTGCAGCGCGAGATCGAGCGCAAGGCCAGCCGCCTGGGGCAGGCCATCCAGAGTGCTCTTGGCCACACCCTCAACAAGGCGGCGCGTCTGGTGGCGCAGACTGCCAACCGAAAGACCGCCGACGGGACTCGAAAGCTCTACGCCTGGCACGCGCCGGAGGTGGAGTGCATCAACAAGGGCAAGGCCCGCTGCCCTTACGAGTTCGGCGTCAAGGTCGGCATTGCCAGCACCCTGAAGCACAGCCTCATCGTCGCAGCCCGGGCCTTCCATGGCAACCCCTACGACGGGCACACGCTGCAAGCGCAGCTGGAGCAGGCCACGATCCTGATGCAGGACACTGGCATCAAGCCCAGCACAGCGTTTGCCGATCTGGGCTACCGCGGGGTGGAAGCCGACATTGCGGATGTGCGCCTGGTGCACCGCGGCAAGATCAAGCGCCTCACGCAGCAGGAGCGCAAGCTGCTCAAGCGCCGCCAGGCCATCGAGCCGGTCATCGGGCACTTGAAGCAGGATCACCGCATGGACAGGTGCCACCTCAAGGGCGAGCAGGGTGACCGGCTGCACGCGGTGCTGTGCGCGGCGGGCTACAACATCCGCTGGCTGCTGCGCATGATCACGAAGAAGGGCGTGCCCTTCTTGAGGCGAGCTTTTTTGCGCCTCATTGCGGCCGTGCGCCTCATCGGCCGGTGGCTCGCCCAGCGGCGGCCAACCGAGTCCAGTGGCGCCAACCCTGCCCAGCTGCGGCTAAGGGCGGCGTGA